Proteins found in one Streptomyces sp. NBC_00461 genomic segment:
- a CDS encoding alpha-ketoacid dehydrogenase subunit beta gives MTTTTEAPAVVPNATARKLTYVKAFNEGLAQAMREDENVFVAGEDVAGYGGVFRMFDNLLDEFGPRRMIDTPISEAALVGLGVGAAARGLRPVVDLMFMDFIGVCLDQIVNQAAKMKYMFGGALSVPLTITTASGAGLGAAAQHSQSLEAWLAHVPGLKVVMPCDPYTAKGLTVSAIRDDNPVVVMLNKVLLGSTSEVPEEIYGIPLGQAHTARQGSDVTVIALGRMVGEALAAADELAAEGVEIEVIDPRTVQPLDTETMFASVRRTNRVLVVHEAVTFGGLGAEIAAQIQDAAFDHLDAPVLRIGAPFSPVPFSPVLEKAYVPDRARIAQGCRRLLERS, from the coding sequence ATGACCACCACCACCGAAGCACCGGCCGTAGTCCCGAACGCCACGGCCCGCAAACTGACCTACGTCAAGGCCTTCAACGAGGGACTCGCCCAGGCCATGCGCGAGGACGAGAACGTCTTCGTCGCCGGCGAGGACGTGGCCGGATACGGCGGCGTGTTCCGCATGTTCGACAACCTGCTCGACGAGTTCGGCCCCCGCCGCATGATCGACACCCCGATCTCCGAAGCCGCCCTCGTCGGCCTCGGCGTGGGCGCCGCCGCCCGCGGCCTGCGCCCCGTCGTCGACCTCATGTTCATGGACTTCATCGGCGTCTGCCTCGACCAGATCGTCAACCAGGCAGCCAAGATGAAGTACATGTTCGGCGGCGCGCTGTCCGTGCCGCTCACCATCACCACCGCCTCCGGAGCCGGCCTCGGCGCCGCGGCCCAGCACAGCCAGAGCCTGGAGGCCTGGCTGGCCCACGTGCCCGGCCTCAAGGTCGTCATGCCGTGCGACCCGTACACCGCCAAGGGCCTGACCGTCTCGGCCATCCGGGACGACAACCCGGTCGTCGTCATGCTCAACAAGGTCCTGCTCGGCAGCACCAGCGAGGTGCCCGAGGAGATCTACGGCATCCCGCTGGGCCAGGCGCACACCGCGCGCCAGGGCAGCGACGTCACCGTGATCGCCCTGGGCCGCATGGTGGGCGAGGCCCTCGCGGCGGCCGACGAACTCGCGGCCGAGGGTGTGGAGATCGAGGTGATCGACCCGCGCACCGTGCAGCCCCTGGACACCGAGACGATGTTCGCCTCCGTCCGTCGCACCAACCGGGTGCTCGTGGTGCACGAGGCCGTCACCTTCGGCGGGCTCGGCGCGGAGATCGCCGCCCAGATCCAGGACGCCGCCTTCGACCATCTGGACGCGCCGGTGCTGCGCATCGGCGCCCCCTTTTCGCCCGTCCCCTTCTCCCCGGTCCTGGAGAAGGCCTACGTGCCCGATCGCGCCCGGATCGCCCAGGGCTGCCGGCGTCTCCTCGAAAGGTCGTGA
- a CDS encoding 2-oxo acid dehydrogenase subunit E2 produces MAVEVLLPKIGLTMQEGTIDEWLVPTGAAVAEGDALLRLATDKVDVDVEAEAGGLFHPVVAAGATVPAGALIGWLLAEGEQPPDLAGTPTPVGSGTTAPAPDAGAAPSVNGTGEKGIGDRLLSSPNARRVAAAADVDLTAVRGTGPGGRIVSEDVEEFLAALPGDLVTAVPSGGTPASPLVRKLAKERGIDLSEVNGTGPGGRIRRADLERVTPAPERLLVRPSEVIPLTGMRGTIARRMHASLQEMAQLTHGYEVRMDAVVSLRDRLKEEWTDSDLPVPSINDFLLKAAALALREHPLLNATVREDGIHLLDEIHLGFAVAVPGGLMVPVIEDAVALPLPEVARRSRSLAQAAREGRISPAQLEGATFTVTSLGGYGVDFFTPVINPGNVAILGVGRLRDGVEWVDDRPLRTRVLTLSLTFDHRAVDGAPAAEYLRTVGELLSKPLRLLV; encoded by the coding sequence GTGGCGGTCGAGGTTCTGCTGCCGAAGATCGGCCTGACCATGCAGGAAGGCACGATCGACGAATGGCTCGTGCCCACCGGCGCCGCCGTCGCGGAGGGCGACGCCCTGCTGCGGCTGGCCACCGACAAGGTCGACGTGGACGTCGAGGCGGAGGCCGGGGGACTGTTCCACCCGGTGGTCGCGGCCGGCGCCACCGTGCCGGCCGGGGCCCTCATCGGCTGGCTGCTGGCCGAGGGCGAACAGCCACCGGACCTGGCGGGCACGCCCACGCCGGTCGGGTCGGGGACTACTGCGCCCGCCCCCGACGCCGGCGCGGCGCCCTCCGTGAACGGCACGGGTGAGAAGGGCATCGGTGACCGGCTTCTGTCCTCACCGAACGCCCGGAGGGTCGCCGCGGCTGCCGACGTCGACCTCACCGCCGTACGGGGCACCGGTCCAGGCGGACGGATCGTCTCCGAGGACGTGGAGGAGTTCCTCGCGGCCCTCCCCGGCGACCTCGTCACCGCCGTACCGTCGGGCGGCACCCCCGCCTCACCGCTGGTCCGCAAGCTGGCGAAGGAGCGGGGCATCGATCTCTCCGAGGTGAACGGCACCGGTCCCGGCGGCCGGATCCGCAGGGCGGACCTGGAGAGAGTCACTCCGGCACCGGAGCGCCTTCTCGTTCGTCCCAGTGAGGTCATCCCACTCACCGGGATGCGCGGCACCATCGCCCGCAGGATGCACGCCAGCCTCCAGGAGATGGCGCAGCTGACGCACGGCTACGAGGTGCGGATGGACGCCGTGGTGTCCCTGCGGGACCGGCTCAAGGAGGAGTGGACCGACAGCGATCTGCCGGTGCCCAGCATCAACGACTTCCTGCTGAAGGCCGCGGCCCTGGCCCTGCGCGAGCACCCGCTGCTCAACGCGACGGTGCGGGAGGACGGCATCCATCTGCTCGACGAGATCCACCTTGGCTTCGCGGTGGCCGTTCCGGGCGGCCTGATGGTCCCCGTGATCGAGGACGCGGTGGCGCTGCCGCTGCCCGAGGTCGCCCGCCGGTCGAGGTCCCTGGCCCAGGCCGCACGCGAAGGGCGGATCTCGCCCGCGCAGCTGGAAGGGGCCACCTTCACGGTCACCTCGCTCGGCGGATACGGCGTCGACTTCTTCACCCCCGTGATCAACCCCGGCAACGTCGCCATCCTCGGGGTGGGCAGGCTCAGGGACGGTGTCGAGTGGGTGGACGACCGGCCGCTGCGCACGCGGGTGCTCACCCTCAGCCTCACCTTCGACCACCGAGCCGTCGACGGGGCACCCGCCGCCGAATATCTGCGCACCGTAGGTGAGTTGCTGAGCAAGCCCCTTCGCCTGCTGGTGTGA
- a CDS encoding TetR/AcrR family transcriptional regulator, translating to MTTSGTRAAHRPSRKQWVIDAATELFATQPPDEVTVADIAARAEMTSAAVYYHFSSKDQVLAEGMRVFAAALREQLQALAQAHEPGSDIGAAITSLLAWLGEHRSAATVFFVSSAGMSQDAEALRQESRTELLDELVRLIRKARGPVSDAEAAVTGLGLLALLETAAISQVRGDDVYRSLGHRSFVREVGNLAERIADPTA from the coding sequence ATGACGACATCCGGAACCCGCGCCGCTCATCGTCCGTCGCGCAAGCAGTGGGTGATCGACGCAGCCACGGAGCTGTTCGCCACCCAGCCGCCGGACGAGGTGACGGTGGCCGACATCGCCGCGCGTGCGGAGATGACCTCGGCAGCGGTGTACTACCACTTCTCCTCCAAGGACCAGGTCCTGGCGGAGGGGATGCGGGTGTTCGCCGCCGCGCTGCGCGAGCAGTTGCAGGCGCTCGCTCAGGCCCACGAACCCGGCTCGGACATCGGTGCGGCGATCACCTCGCTGCTGGCCTGGCTGGGCGAACACCGGTCCGCCGCCACCGTCTTCTTCGTGTCGTCGGCCGGAATGAGCCAGGACGCGGAGGCGCTGCGCCAGGAGAGCCGTACCGAACTGCTGGACGAACTGGTGCGGCTGATCCGCAAGGCCCGCGGGCCGGTCTCCGACGCCGAGGCGGCGGTGACCGGCCTGGGCCTGCTGGCGCTGCTGGAGACCGCGGCGATCTCGCAGGTCCGGGGTGACGACGTCTACCGGTCGCTGGGGCACCGCTCCTTCGTCCGCGAGGTCGGCAACCTCGCGGAGCGGATCGCCGACCCGACCGCATAG
- a CDS encoding TetR/AcrR family transcriptional regulator, with amino-acid sequence MMATTKNGKQPAHRPSRRQHIISAAVRVFGRNGFAETSIQDIADEAQVVPTAVYYHFDGKEELLELAMRRVFDQLNAVVEAARPESEPGDAEGLVRVIDAVWDWVEQNPDEARLYQVQVASANGSVKVLRDEFEQRHIQRGYDYLPEGTTRSPRAAKARHAGQALAVRTLISTTMLVTALRAEGGPLSQLPSRSVLEAVRALALRIVGAEEKPAPSRP; translated from the coding sequence ATGATGGCCACGACGAAGAACGGCAAGCAGCCCGCCCACCGGCCCTCGCGGCGGCAGCACATCATCTCCGCCGCCGTGCGGGTGTTCGGCCGCAACGGATTCGCCGAGACCAGCATCCAGGACATCGCGGACGAGGCACAGGTGGTGCCCACCGCCGTCTACTACCACTTCGACGGCAAAGAGGAGTTGCTCGAACTCGCGATGCGACGGGTCTTCGACCAGCTGAACGCGGTCGTGGAGGCGGCGCGTCCGGAGTCCGAGCCGGGTGACGCGGAGGGCCTGGTCCGCGTCATCGACGCGGTGTGGGACTGGGTGGAGCAGAACCCGGACGAGGCGCGGCTCTACCAGGTCCAGGTCGCTTCCGCCAACGGCAGCGTCAAGGTGCTGCGGGACGAGTTCGAGCAGCGCCACATCCAGCGTGGCTACGACTATCTGCCCGAGGGCACGACTCGCAGCCCCCGGGCGGCGAAGGCCCGGCACGCGGGGCAGGCGCTCGCGGTCCGCACACTGATCAGCACGACCATGCTCGTCACGGCGCTGCGGGCGGAGGGAGGACCGTTGTCCCAGCTGCCCTCCCGGTCCGTGCTGGAGGCGGTCAGGGCGCTGGCCCTGCGCATCGTCGGCGCCGAGGAGAAGCCGGCCCCCTCCCGGCCCTGA
- a CDS encoding SDR family NAD(P)-dependent oxidoreductase, with the protein MTGGARGIGLEMCRQLADQGLRVLVGARGREAAEEACRVIGPAALPLPLDVTSAKSVSEAVREATGLTGGIAVLVNNAGVSLDRELRPPYIDEDILRATLDTNLTGAWRVAEAVVPGMVEAGYGRVVNVTSSYGSLALMDSGRHPAYRISKAALNALTRMLAAELSGTGVLVNAADPGWTRSGMGGPSAPRGPAEGADTPVWLATLPEGDETTGGLFADRRPLPW; encoded by the coding sequence GTGACCGGCGGGGCACGCGGGATCGGCCTGGAGATGTGCCGACAGCTCGCCGACCAGGGGCTGCGGGTCCTGGTCGGGGCGCGAGGACGCGAGGCCGCCGAGGAGGCATGCCGCGTCATCGGCCCGGCGGCACTGCCGCTGCCCCTGGACGTGACGTCCGCGAAGAGCGTCTCGGAAGCGGTCCGGGAGGCGACGGGGCTGACCGGTGGGATCGCCGTGCTGGTGAACAACGCGGGCGTGTCCCTGGACCGGGAACTGCGGCCCCCGTACATCGATGAGGACATCCTCCGGGCGACACTGGACACGAACCTCACCGGCGCCTGGCGGGTGGCGGAGGCCGTCGTCCCCGGCATGGTGGAAGCCGGCTACGGGCGGGTCGTGAACGTCACCAGCTCCTACGGTTCGCTGGCGCTGATGGACTCCGGCCGGCACCCCGCGTACCGGATCTCCAAGGCGGCGCTCAACGCCCTGACCCGTATGCTCGCCGCCGAGCTCTCCGGCACGGGCGTGCTGGTCAACGCCGCCGACCCCGGCTGGACCCGCAGCGGCATGGGCGGGCCGTCCGCTCCGCGCGGTCCGGCGGAGGGGGCGGACACCCCGGTCTGGCTGGCGACCCTTCCCGAGGGCGACGAGACGACGGGCGGGCTGTTCGCCGACCGCAGGCCGCTGCCCTGGTGA
- a CDS encoding thiolase family protein, which translates to MSRTDDVYVVGCGMHPFGRDESVTGMDMAERAIREALADAGVAWEDIGYAAGGSDVSGKPDTLVGRLGLTGVPFVNVQNGCATGASTVLALANALRAGEASLGLAVGFDKHERGAFHVSAARYGLGDWYAETGMMLTTQFFALKTQRYLYEHGISERALAMVAARAFRNGSDHPLAWRRKPLTEQEILDSAEVSPPLTQYMFCSPGQGAAALVLARGDRAFDLCEQPVRLASLAFRTRRFGSFEVFSPWLPPGPHHSPSVDAAEAAFRAAGVAPADVQVAQLQDTDSGSELIHLAETGLCGHGEQEELLSAGETDPTGRIPVNTDGGCLAGGEPVGASGLRQFHEVVRQLQGRAPGVQVPGAPRVGFTHVYGAPGISACSVLTV; encoded by the coding sequence ATGAGCCGGACCGACGACGTGTACGTGGTCGGGTGCGGGATGCATCCCTTCGGCCGCGACGAGAGCGTCACCGGCATGGACATGGCCGAGCGTGCGATACGCGAGGCGCTGGCCGACGCCGGTGTCGCCTGGGAGGACATCGGCTACGCGGCCGGCGGCTCGGACGTGTCCGGCAAGCCCGACACGCTGGTGGGCCGGCTGGGCCTGACCGGTGTGCCCTTCGTCAATGTGCAGAACGGCTGCGCGACCGGTGCCTCCACCGTGCTCGCGTTGGCCAACGCGCTACGCGCGGGCGAGGCCTCGCTCGGACTGGCGGTCGGGTTCGACAAGCACGAGCGGGGCGCGTTCCACGTCTCCGCGGCCCGCTACGGTCTGGGCGACTGGTACGCCGAGACCGGCATGATGCTCACCACCCAGTTCTTCGCCCTCAAGACCCAGCGGTACTTGTACGAGCACGGGATCTCGGAGCGGGCGCTGGCGATGGTCGCCGCGCGGGCCTTCCGCAACGGCTCTGACCACCCGTTGGCGTGGCGGCGCAAGCCGCTGACGGAGCAGGAGATCCTGGACTCGGCCGAGGTCAGTCCCCCGCTCACCCAGTACATGTTCTGTTCCCCCGGACAGGGGGCGGCGGCGCTGGTGCTGGCGCGCGGCGACCGCGCCTTCGACCTGTGTGAACAACCGGTCAGGCTGGCGTCGTTGGCCTTCCGCACCAGGCGGTTCGGTTCTTTCGAGGTGTTCTCGCCCTGGCTGCCGCCAGGACCGCACCACAGCCCCAGCGTCGACGCCGCGGAGGCGGCCTTCCGCGCGGCAGGGGTGGCACCCGCGGACGTGCAGGTCGCCCAGTTGCAGGACACCGACAGCGGCTCGGAGCTGATCCACCTGGCGGAGACCGGGCTGTGCGGCCACGGCGAGCAGGAGGAACTGCTGTCCGCCGGGGAGACCGATCCGACGGGCCGGATACCGGTCAACACCGACGGCGGCTGCCTGGCCGGCGGAGAGCCCGTCGGCGCCTCCGGGCTGCGGCAGTTCCATGAAGTCGTACGGCAGTTGCAGGGACGGGCGCCCGGTGTGCAGGTGCCGGGCGCTCCCCGGGTGGGCTTCACCCATGTGTACGGGGCGCCCGGGATCAGCGCGTGCTCGGTCCTGACGGTGTGA
- a CDS encoding Zn-ribbon domain-containing OB-fold protein: MTTRLIDEALFDGGDPPRLAGARCSGCGTVVFPRQDSCPKCSDGAMSAHVLPVSGRVWSWTLQAFPPKPPYRPPSGGHRPYHVGYVDLGDVLVEALLAVPSAEIGIGLPVRLTTVPAYQDEDGTEVVTFAFRPDLDGER, from the coding sequence ATGACCACCAGACTCATCGACGAGGCGTTGTTCGACGGAGGGGATCCACCGCGTCTCGCGGGCGCGCGCTGCTCCGGATGCGGCACCGTCGTCTTCCCCCGGCAGGACTCGTGCCCCAAGTGTTCGGACGGCGCCATGTCCGCGCATGTGCTGCCGGTGAGCGGGCGTGTGTGGTCGTGGACGCTCCAGGCCTTTCCGCCGAAGCCGCCGTACCGCCCGCCGTCCGGCGGCCACCGGCCCTACCACGTGGGCTATGTGGACCTCGGTGACGTGCTGGTCGAGGCGCTGCTGGCGGTTCCCAGCGCGGAGATAGGGATCGGTCTGCCGGTCCGGCTCACCACGGTGCCCGCGTACCAGGACGAGGACGGCACCGAGGTTGTGACCTTCGCGTTCCGTCCGGACCTGGACGGGGAGCGATGA
- a CDS encoding acyl-CoA dehydrogenase family protein: MTSTVTDGAALSETELDDLRETVRSVCADAGGTAAVRRMSEHFPGVDAELWDTLGRQVGLAALGLPEPAGGIGGLAEIAVICEELGRTLAPVPLLSSTVLAGQVLAGCGTADRALAELAEGTVHALAVAAPDGAWRSEAVPVAVSWQGSVPLLDGTAPFVLDGADAETLVVAAAGADGVNLYLVDPREPGVAVRRVPTMDLSRGQAVVTFSGARARALTAGGEGADVVSRALDVALVALAAEQLGGAQAALDMTVAHVRDRTQFGRAIGGFQAVKHTCADMLLQVEAARSAVVRAVRAAGSPEALAEAAAVAQAWCGEAFVSVAAECVQLHGGMGFTWEHDAHLYFRRAQSDAVLLGGAAHHRERLAGLLGW, translated from the coding sequence ATGACGAGCACCGTGACGGACGGCGCCGCCCTGTCGGAGACCGAACTGGACGACCTGCGCGAGACCGTTCGGTCGGTGTGCGCCGACGCCGGCGGCACCGCCGCGGTACGTCGCATGTCCGAGCACTTCCCCGGCGTCGACGCCGAGTTGTGGGACACCCTCGGCCGGCAGGTCGGCCTCGCGGCCCTCGGTCTGCCCGAGCCGGCCGGCGGCATCGGCGGGCTCGCCGAGATCGCCGTGATCTGCGAGGAGTTGGGCAGGACACTGGCGCCGGTACCGCTGCTGTCCTCCACCGTGCTGGCCGGCCAGGTGCTGGCCGGCTGCGGCACCGCCGACAGGGCACTGGCCGAATTGGCCGAGGGCACGGTGCACGCCCTGGCGGTGGCGGCCCCGGATGGAGCGTGGCGGTCCGAGGCCGTGCCGGTGGCCGTCTCCTGGCAGGGCAGCGTGCCGCTGCTCGACGGCACCGCGCCGTTCGTCCTCGACGGCGCCGACGCCGAAACGCTGGTGGTGGCCGCGGCCGGTGCCGACGGCGTGAACCTCTATCTCGTCGACCCGCGCGAGCCGGGGGTCGCGGTGCGCCGGGTGCCGACAATGGACCTCAGCCGGGGCCAGGCGGTGGTCACTTTCTCCGGTGCCCGGGCCCGGGCACTGACCGCCGGAGGCGAGGGGGCGGACGTCGTCTCCCGCGCCCTGGACGTGGCGCTGGTGGCTCTGGCCGCCGAGCAACTGGGCGGAGCGCAGGCCGCGTTGGACATGACGGTGGCCCATGTGCGCGACCGTACCCAGTTCGGCAGGGCGATCGGCGGCTTCCAGGCGGTCAAGCACACCTGTGCCGACATGCTGCTCCAGGTCGAGGCCGCACGGTCGGCCGTGGTGCGCGCGGTGCGGGCGGCCGGCTCGCCCGAGGCGCTGGCCGAGGCGGCGGCGGTGGCACAGGCGTGGTGCGGCGAGGCGTTCGTGTCCGTCGCCGCCGAGTGCGTGCAGCTGCACGGCGGCATGGGCTTCACCTGGGAGCACGACGCACACCTGTACTTCCGGCGCGCCCAGTCCGACGCCGTCCTGCTGGGCGGCGCCGCACACCATCGGGAACGGCTGGCCGGGCTGCTGGGCTGGTGA